One stretch of Muribaculum intestinale DNA includes these proteins:
- the mfd gene encoding transcription-repair coupling factor, producing the protein MDLEQLCARILTPSRRKALDSALDDSSIRVCRLGGLAGSSAPMVMAAVAACGKDAPRSPMIVIGDSLDDAGYLYHDLSRVLGEEAVLMMPSGYKRAIKYGQVDPPSQIMRTEVLNRWAVDPALRYVVTYPEALAEKVADRGVVERSTMTLRKNGSVDLTDTARWLRDNGFKEVDYVYEPGTFAIRGSILDIFGYSSEQPFRIDFFGDEIETIRTFNVETQLSERSLSEISVTADVSPRAASSSVSLLDFVGPDTIVWARDVRFTLERVRAVAADTFSTSAAIAEEGDADALRQVVDPDSFAAAIAGMRQMRFTSAADITPDSDAPDAPVIRFGCTPQGIYHKNFDLISDSFSRFIADGYTIYVLSDSEKQIERLRAIFADRGDSGIVFTPVISTVHEGFVDHKTKICVFTDHQIFDRFHKYSLRSDRARSGKVALSLKELGQIEVGDYIVHVDHGVGKFGGLIRTEVNGRMQEMIKLVYLNNDILLVSIHSLHKLSKYRGKEGAEPRINRLGSGAWGKMKERTKSKLKDIARDLIKLYAARKDEKGFAFSPDSYLQNELEASFIYEDTPDQLTATQAVKRDMESPRPMDRLVCGDVGFGKTEVAIRAAFKAATDGKQTAVLVPTTVLAYQHFNTFSERLKDFPVRVDYLSRARTAKETRQILADLAEGKIDILIGTHKLIGKSVKFKDLGLLIVDEEQKFGVAVKERLKQLKVNVDTLTMSATPIPRTLQFSLMGARDLSAINTPPANRYPILTGVSVMGDDTVSEAINFEMSRGGQVFFVNHRIEGLYELEKMIHRLVPDARTIVAHGQMPPEKLEKAIIDFANHDYDVLLATTIIESGIDMPNVNTIIINNAQNFGLSELHQLRGRVGRSSRKAFCYLFVPAGNPLTPVARRRLQAIESFSELGSGIHIAMQDLDIRGAGNLLGAEQSGFIADLGYETYQRILREAVLELKTQEFADVLSDPADTPGKDAADEFVADCTVESDLELLLPPEYVPQESERISLYKELDGIERELDLQQFRLRLEDRFGKIPRVTAELLRIPRLRRLAQSLGIERVMLKQGRMYLYFVDETNRAYYQSPMFGRCLGYLQANPRRAQLRQKGEKRSMLISDVPTVEEAVAILQQILAMQAL; encoded by the coding sequence ATGGATCTCGAACAGCTGTGCGCGCGCATTCTTACCCCCTCGCGGAGGAAGGCTCTCGACAGCGCGCTTGACGACTCCTCGATACGTGTATGCCGCCTCGGCGGACTTGCCGGCTCCTCGGCCCCTATGGTGATGGCGGCTGTGGCTGCCTGCGGGAAGGATGCCCCCCGCAGTCCGATGATTGTAATCGGCGATTCGCTCGACGATGCCGGCTACCTTTACCACGACCTCTCCCGTGTGCTCGGCGAAGAGGCCGTGCTGATGATGCCCAGCGGCTACAAGCGAGCCATAAAATACGGGCAGGTCGACCCCCCTTCGCAGATTATGCGCACCGAAGTGCTTAACCGATGGGCCGTTGACCCGGCCCTGCGCTATGTGGTGACATATCCCGAGGCCCTTGCCGAGAAGGTGGCCGACCGGGGGGTGGTGGAACGCAGCACTATGACCCTGCGTAAAAACGGTTCGGTCGATTTGACCGACACCGCCCGCTGGCTCCGCGACAACGGATTCAAGGAGGTCGACTATGTATACGAGCCGGGCACCTTCGCCATCCGAGGCTCTATCCTCGACATATTCGGCTACAGCTCGGAGCAGCCGTTCCGCATCGACTTTTTTGGCGACGAGATAGAGACGATACGCACATTCAACGTAGAGACCCAGCTGTCGGAGCGCTCGCTTTCTGAAATCTCGGTCACTGCCGATGTTTCGCCCCGGGCTGCATCGTCATCCGTGTCGCTGCTCGACTTCGTAGGCCCTGACACGATTGTCTGGGCGCGCGACGTAAGGTTTACCCTTGAGCGAGTACGCGCCGTGGCCGCCGACACTTTCAGCACCAGTGCCGCGATTGCCGAGGAAGGCGACGCCGACGCTCTCAGGCAGGTTGTCGACCCCGACTCTTTCGCCGCGGCGATTGCGGGCATGAGGCAGATGCGCTTCACTTCGGCCGCCGACATCACCCCCGACAGCGATGCCCCCGATGCGCCGGTGATACGTTTCGGCTGCACTCCCCAGGGGATATATCATAAGAACTTCGACCTTATTTCCGACTCCTTCTCGCGCTTCATTGCCGACGGCTACACCATATATGTGCTCTCCGACAGCGAGAAGCAGATAGAACGTCTGCGCGCCATATTCGCCGACCGAGGCGACAGCGGCATAGTGTTCACCCCCGTAATATCGACCGTACACGAAGGCTTTGTCGACCATAAGACAAAAATCTGCGTATTTACCGACCACCAGATATTCGACCGTTTCCACAAGTACAGCCTGCGCAGCGACCGTGCTCGCTCAGGCAAGGTGGCCCTCTCGCTCAAGGAACTCGGCCAGATTGAGGTAGGCGACTACATAGTCCACGTCGACCATGGCGTGGGCAAATTCGGCGGCCTTATCCGCACCGAGGTCAACGGGCGCATGCAGGAGATGATCAAGCTCGTATATCTCAACAACGACATACTCCTGGTAAGTATTCACTCTCTCCACAAACTGTCGAAATATCGCGGCAAGGAGGGGGCCGAGCCGCGCATCAACCGTCTCGGCTCGGGAGCCTGGGGCAAGATGAAGGAGCGCACCAAGAGCAAGCTCAAGGATATAGCACGCGACCTCATAAAGCTCTATGCCGCCCGCAAGGACGAGAAGGGTTTTGCGTTCTCACCCGATTCCTATCTGCAAAACGAGCTTGAGGCATCGTTTATCTACGAGGACACCCCCGACCAGCTTACTGCCACACAGGCTGTAAAGCGCGATATGGAGTCGCCGCGTCCGATGGACCGTCTTGTGTGTGGCGACGTTGGCTTCGGCAAGACCGAGGTTGCCATCCGTGCCGCATTCAAGGCAGCCACCGACGGCAAGCAGACCGCTGTGCTCGTGCCTACCACCGTGCTCGCCTATCAGCATTTCAACACATTCTCCGAGCGCCTCAAGGATTTTCCCGTGCGTGTCGACTACCTGTCGCGCGCACGTACCGCCAAGGAGACACGCCAGATACTCGCCGATCTTGCCGAAGGGAAAATCGACATCCTCATAGGCACTCACAAACTCATCGGAAAGTCGGTGAAGTTCAAGGACCTCGGACTGCTCATTGTTGACGAGGAACAGAAATTCGGCGTCGCCGTGAAGGAGCGCCTGAAACAGCTGAAAGTAAACGTCGACACACTCACCATGTCGGCTACACCCATACCGCGCACCCTGCAGTTCTCCCTGATGGGCGCGCGCGACCTCTCGGCCATCAACACTCCGCCGGCCAACCGATATCCGATTCTCACCGGTGTGAGCGTCATGGGCGACGATACCGTGAGCGAGGCCATAAATTTCGAGATGTCGCGCGGCGGCCAGGTATTCTTCGTCAACCACCGCATCGAGGGGCTCTACGAGCTTGAGAAGATGATTCATCGTCTTGTGCCCGACGCCCGCACCATCGTGGCCCACGGCCAGATGCCGCCCGAAAAACTGGAGAAGGCGATTATCGACTTCGCCAACCACGACTACGACGTGCTCCTCGCCACAACCATCATAGAGAGCGGTATCGACATGCCCAATGTCAATACCATCATCATCAACAATGCCCAGAACTTCGGTCTCAGTGAGTTGCATCAGCTGCGAGGCAGGGTAGGGCGCTCGTCGCGCAAGGCGTTCTGCTATCTGTTTGTGCCGGCCGGCAATCCGCTTACTCCCGTGGCGCGACGCCGTCTGCAGGCTATAGAGAGCTTCAGCGAACTGGGCAGCGGCATACATATCGCCATGCAGGACCTCGATATCCGTGGCGCGGGCAATCTCCTCGGGGCCGAGCAGTCGGGATTCATCGCCGACCTCGGCTACGAGACCTACCAGCGCATATTGCGCGAGGCCGTGCTCGAACTCAAGACACAGGAGTTCGCCGACGTGCTTTCCGACCCTGCCGACACTCCCGGCAAGGATGCCGCCGACGAGTTCGTGGCCGACTGTACGGTGGAGAGCGACCTCGAACTGCTGCTCCCGCCCGAATATGTGCCGCAGGAGAGCGAGCGCATATCGCTCTACAAGGAGCTCGACGGCATAGAGCGCGAGCTCGACCTGCAGCAGTTCCGTCTGCGCCTTGAGGACCGTTTCGGAAAGATTCCGCGCGTTACTGCCGAGCTGTTGCGTATACCGCGTCTGCGTCGCCTCGCACAGAGCCTCGGCATAGAGCGTGTGATGCTAAAGCAGGGGCGCATGTATCTCTATTTTGTCGACGAGACCAACCGCGCCTACTACCAGTCGCCGATGTTCGGACGCTGTCTGGGCTACCTGCAGGCCAATCCGCGCCGCGCCCAGCTCCGCCAAAAGGGGGAGAAACGCAGCATGCTCATTTCCGATGTGCCCACTGTCGAGGAGGCCGTGGCCATACTTCAGCAAATTCTTGCCATGCAGGCTCTATAG
- a CDS encoding alkaline phosphatase family protein, translated as MRKKTDTSITIRLATLLVASMVSLTLAAQAPSPRPKLVVGIVVDGLREDYIDLLKGYFGPDGFRRLMRDGVMLDNVDFGTYVDPAAATAIIYSGASASVNGIPATYVYDNAGRREHSIVLDPEKIGNYTDETYSPKAVRVSTLSDEVRIDGGGIGSVYSIAPQPAQSIILAGHAGNSAFWLNDVTGRWATTTYYKDVPQPIQARNFAKPLPARLDTLAWRPLMKPEQYPDLPAYKKYYPFRHLFQHNDVDRFRNFKTSAPANTEVTDIAAEYIRGLKLGTRGAIDMLNIGYTVCPFAKAKDSDHRLETMDTYLRLDADLARLFQVIDGTVGLGNTFIFLTGTPAAPSDKRDDDRWGIPNGEFSARKAMSLLNVYLMARHGNGEWVSGYHNGHLFLNKELIKQHDLDIREVREDAASFLIRMSGVSGAWTIDDVVAGKAGNNAAALKRNTVADYAGDVIVEVNPGWEIVSINPTTQKEERTTVRTGLISAPAFFLSPDLAADRISAPVDARSIAPTVARVLRIRSPNATELPALPLKRK; from the coding sequence ATGCGCAAAAAAACAGATACAAGCATAACCATACGTCTTGCCACCCTTCTCGTGGCCTCGATGGTCAGCCTGACATTGGCTGCCCAGGCGCCGTCGCCGCGTCCCAAGCTGGTGGTGGGTATCGTTGTCGACGGTTTGCGCGAGGACTATATCGACCTGCTCAAGGGATACTTCGGGCCCGACGGATTCCGACGCCTTATGCGCGACGGGGTGATGCTCGACAACGTTGATTTCGGCACATACGTCGACCCGGCCGCAGCCACCGCTATAATATATAGTGGAGCATCGGCTTCCGTCAACGGTATCCCCGCCACATATGTCTACGACAATGCCGGCCGCCGCGAGCATTCCATAGTGCTTGACCCCGAGAAAATCGGCAATTACACCGACGAGACATATTCTCCCAAGGCCGTGCGGGTAAGTACTCTCAGCGACGAGGTGCGCATCGACGGCGGAGGTATAGGCAGTGTATACTCAATCGCCCCGCAGCCCGCGCAGTCTATCATTCTTGCCGGACATGCCGGCAACAGCGCCTTCTGGCTCAACGACGTGACCGGACGATGGGCTACCACCACCTACTACAAGGATGTGCCCCAGCCGATACAGGCACGCAACTTCGCCAAGCCGCTCCCCGCGCGTCTCGACACACTCGCGTGGCGTCCGCTCATGAAGCCCGAGCAGTATCCCGACCTTCCCGCCTACAAGAAGTACTATCCCTTCCGCCATCTATTCCAGCACAACGACGTAGACCGTTTCCGCAACTTCAAGACTTCGGCTCCTGCAAATACCGAAGTGACCGATATCGCCGCCGAATATATCCGTGGACTCAAGCTCGGCACACGCGGCGCCATCGATATGCTCAACATTGGCTACACAGTGTGCCCCTTCGCCAAAGCAAAGGACTCCGACCACCGTCTGGAGACAATGGATACCTACCTGCGCCTTGACGCCGACCTCGCACGCCTGTTTCAAGTAATCGACGGTACTGTAGGCCTGGGCAATACATTCATATTCCTTACCGGTACTCCCGCCGCACCCTCCGACAAGCGCGACGACGACCGCTGGGGTATACCCAACGGCGAGTTCTCGGCACGCAAGGCAATGTCCCTCCTCAATGTCTATCTGATGGCCCGGCACGGCAACGGAGAGTGGGTAAGCGGATACCACAACGGACATCTGTTCCTTAATAAAGAACTGATAAAACAGCACGACCTCGACATACGCGAGGTGCGCGAGGACGCTGCTTCATTCCTCATACGCATGAGCGGCGTGAGCGGCGCCTGGACTATCGACGATGTCGTGGCCGGGAAGGCCGGCAATAATGCCGCAGCCCTTAAAAGAAATACCGTGGCCGACTACGCCGGCGACGTTATTGTCGAGGTAAATCCGGGGTGGGAGATTGTAAGCATTAATCCTACTACACAGAAAGAGGAGCGCACCACTGTGCGTACCGGCCTTATCTCAGCACCCGCTTTCTTCCTTAGTCCCGACTTGGCCGCCGACCGCATTTCGGCCCCTGTCGACGCACGCTCGATAGCCCCTACCGTAGCGCGCGTGTTGCGCATACGCTCGCCTAACGCTACTGAGCTTCCGGCCTTGCCGCTGAAGCGCAAATGA
- the secA gene encoding preprotein translocase subunit SecA: MSFISVLNKIFGNKSQRDLKEIQPIVNEINALGPKMKELTNDELRQTITDIKAGLAKAVEADTAAIEEIKGRIESLPFEERQPLWDEVDQREKNILETYEKELDRVLPTVFAAMRETAARFAANETIEVTATDTDREFAGQGRDFVTIEGDKAIYKNHWIAGGNEVTWDMVHYDVQLIGGIVLHQGKIAEMATGEGKTLVATLPVFLRSLTGRGVHVVTVNDYLSKRDSEWMGPLYMFHGQTVDCIDKHEPNSAARRKAYACDITFGTNNEFGFDYLRDNMAMSPQDLVQRKHYYAIVDEVDSVLIDDARTPLIISGPVPKGDDQLFNEFKHNVENVYNAQRRLVGQLLQEAKEKIPSSDKEVRKAGALALFRAYKGLPKYSPLIKFLSQEGMKPLLLETEGYYLQDNSREMPKAVEPLYFVIDEKNRSVDLTDKGIDELTGRSQDPQFFVLPDIAAQLSEVEGDQSLEPALRQEKKDALMDNYAVKAERVHTVNQLLKAYTLFEKDVEYVIDDNKIKIVDEQTGRIMEGRRYSDGLHQAIEAKEGVKVEAATQTFATITLQNYFRMYHKLAGMTGTAETEAGEFWDIYKLDVVTIPTNKPIARIDMNDRVYKTKREKYNAVIEEIVRLHKIGRPVLVGTTSVEISELLSKMLKLQRIDHQVLNAKLHQKEADIVALAGLPGAVTIATNMAGRGTDIKLPQAVKDMKDTDIAKGKEVGGLAIIGTERHESRRVDRQLRGRSGRQGDPGSSVFYLSFEDQLMRLFATDRVTKMLDRMGIQEGEMIESSMVNKAIENAQKRVEENNFGIRKRLLEYDDVMNKQRQYIYGRRHHALLGERIGIDINNMLYDTVENLVNNYDSPEAYGELKMELFKVFAIEIPFAEDEFKKLSKEDAVEKIFAAVNESFQRRTDRICEITWPVIKDAVENHGAKGRILVPITDGRRVFNIPADVQTAYDTECRSIAKEWQKAILLLTIDEVWKEHLRELDQLRQSVQNASYEQKDPLVIYKVESFHLFESAINTMNVKAITALMRGQIFIPQRPQEPAPAPRQPAQPAQRVSDVQLSSERRAAQQAQNQQSEPQEPAPAPAPQRPVPEMKQAAPEMRNDYSNYRAGRGSEPGDPAQRQAASARQGAQKPTAPVVNNGPRVGRNDPCPCGSGKKYKNCHGRGL, translated from the coding sequence ATGTCATTCATTTCAGTACTTAATAAAATATTTGGCAATAAGTCGCAGCGCGACCTGAAGGAGATTCAGCCTATTGTCAACGAGATTAATGCGCTCGGGCCAAAGATGAAGGAGCTCACCAACGATGAGTTGCGCCAGACGATAACCGACATTAAGGCCGGACTGGCTAAGGCCGTCGAGGCCGATACCGCCGCCATCGAGGAGATAAAGGGACGTATCGAAAGCCTCCCCTTCGAGGAACGTCAGCCTCTATGGGACGAGGTAGACCAGCGCGAGAAGAATATTCTTGAGACATACGAGAAAGAACTCGACAGAGTGCTCCCGACAGTATTCGCCGCAATGCGCGAGACTGCCGCACGATTCGCTGCCAACGAGACCATCGAAGTGACAGCTACCGACACCGACCGTGAGTTTGCAGGTCAGGGCCGCGACTTCGTTACCATCGAGGGCGACAAAGCGATATACAAGAACCACTGGATTGCCGGCGGCAACGAAGTCACCTGGGACATGGTACACTACGACGTACAGCTCATTGGCGGTATCGTGCTCCACCAGGGCAAGATTGCCGAGATGGCTACCGGCGAGGGCAAGACCCTCGTGGCCACACTGCCCGTATTCCTCCGCTCACTCACCGGACGCGGCGTGCATGTTGTCACCGTCAACGACTACCTCTCAAAGCGCGACTCCGAGTGGATGGGTCCGCTTTACATGTTCCATGGCCAGACAGTCGACTGTATCGACAAGCACGAGCCCAACTCCGCAGCCCGTCGCAAGGCATATGCGTGCGACATCACATTCGGCACCAACAACGAGTTCGGTTTCGACTACCTCCGCGACAATATGGCCATGTCGCCCCAGGACCTCGTGCAGCGCAAGCACTATTATGCAATTGTCGATGAGGTCGACTCGGTGCTTATCGACGACGCCCGTACTCCTCTTATCATATCCGGTCCGGTGCCTAAGGGCGACGACCAGCTCTTCAACGAATTCAAACACAATGTCGAGAATGTCTACAACGCCCAGCGCCGTCTCGTCGGACAGCTTCTCCAGGAAGCCAAGGAGAAGATTCCAAGCTCCGACAAGGAAGTGCGCAAGGCAGGCGCTCTCGCCCTGTTCCGAGCATACAAGGGTCTTCCTAAATATTCCCCGCTCATCAAGTTCCTCTCTCAGGAAGGCATGAAGCCGCTTCTCCTCGAGACCGAGGGCTACTATCTCCAGGACAACAGCCGCGAGATGCCCAAGGCTGTCGAGCCCCTTTATTTCGTCATCGACGAGAAAAACCGCTCTGTCGACCTTACCGACAAGGGTATCGACGAACTTACCGGCCGCTCGCAGGACCCCCAGTTCTTCGTACTCCCGGATATTGCCGCTCAGCTTTCAGAGGTCGAGGGCGACCAGTCGCTCGAACCGGCACTGCGTCAGGAGAAGAAGGATGCCCTCATGGACAATTACGCCGTAAAGGCCGAGCGTGTGCACACCGTCAACCAGCTCCTCAAGGCATACACACTCTTTGAAAAGGATGTGGAATACGTAATCGACGACAATAAAATCAAGATTGTCGACGAGCAGACCGGACGTATCATGGAGGGACGCCGCTACAGCGACGGACTCCATCAGGCCATCGAGGCCAAAGAGGGCGTGAAGGTCGAGGCTGCCACACAGACATTCGCTACCATCACTCTCCAGAACTATTTCCGCATGTACCACAAACTCGCCGGCATGACCGGTACCGCCGAGACTGAGGCCGGTGAGTTCTGGGATATATACAAGCTCGATGTGGTGACAATCCCCACCAACAAGCCGATTGCCCGCATCGACATGAACGACCGTGTCTACAAGACCAAGCGTGAGAAATACAACGCCGTCATCGAGGAGATTGTGCGTCTACATAAGATTGGACGCCCCGTGCTTGTCGGCACCACTTCGGTCGAGATTTCCGAGCTCCTCTCCAAGATGCTCAAGCTGCAGCGTATCGACCACCAGGTGCTCAACGCCAAGCTCCATCAGAAGGAAGCCGATATCGTGGCCCTCGCCGGTCTGCCCGGTGCCGTCACCATCGCCACCAATATGGCCGGCCGTGGTACCGACATCAAGCTCCCGCAGGCTGTAAAGGACATGAAGGATACCGACATCGCCAAAGGCAAGGAGGTAGGCGGTCTCGCCATCATCGGCACCGAGCGCCACGAGTCGCGCCGTGTCGACCGTCAGCTGCGTGGACGTTCCGGACGTCAGGGCGACCCCGGTTCGTCGGTGTTCTACCTTTCGTTCGAGGATCAGCTCATGCGTCTGTTTGCCACCGACCGCGTTACCAAGATGCTCGACCGCATGGGCATACAGGAAGGCGAGATGATTGAGAGCTCTATGGTCAACAAGGCTATCGAGAATGCTCAGAAACGCGTCGAGGAAAACAACTTCGGTATCCGTAAGCGTCTTCTCGAATACGACGACGTGATGAACAAGCAGCGTCAGTATATCTACGGCCGCCGCCACCACGCCCTCCTCGGCGAGCGTATCGGCATAGATATCAACAATATGCTTTACGACACCGTAGAGAATCTCGTCAACAATTACGACTCTCCCGAGGCATACGGCGAGCTCAAGATGGAGCTTTTCAAGGTATTCGCCATCGAGATTCCTTTTGCCGAGGATGAGTTCAAGAAACTTTCCAAGGAGGATGCCGTCGAAAAGATTTTCGCTGCCGTCAACGAGTCGTTCCAGCGTCGTACCGACCGCATCTGCGAGATTACTTGGCCCGTGATAAAGGATGCCGTGGAAAATCATGGCGCGAAGGGACGCATCCTTGTCCCAATTACCGACGGACGCCGTGTGTTCAACATCCCCGCCGATGTCCAGACAGCCTACGATACCGAGTGCCGCTCGATTGCCAAGGAGTGGCAGAAGGCAATTCTACTCCTTACCATCGACGAAGTATGGAAAGAACACCTCCGCGAGCTCGACCAGCTGCGTCAGTCGGTGCAGAATGCATCCTACGAGCAGAAGGATCCGCTGGTAATCTACAAGGTAGAGTCGTTCCACCTCTTTGAGAGCGCTATCAACACCATGAACGTAAAGGCGATTACCGCCCTTATGCGCGGACAGATATTCATCCCCCAGCGTCCTCAGGAACCCGCTCCCGCCCCACGTCAGCCGGCTCAGCCCGCACAGCGTGTGTCCGACGTGCAGCTCAGCTCAGAGCGACGTGCGGCTCAGCAGGCTCAGAATCAGCAGTCCGAGCCTCAGGAACCCGCACCGGCCCCTGCGCCTCAGCGTCCGGTGCCCGAGATGAAGCAGGCCGCTCCTGAGATGCGCAATGACTATAGCAACTACCGTGCCGGACGCGGAAGCGAGCCGGGCGATCCCGCGCAGCGACAGGCCGCATCCGCACGTCAGGGTGCCCAGAAGCCTACCGCGCCTGTTGTCAACAATGGCCCGCGTGTAGGCCGCAATGACCCCTGTCCCTGTGGCTCGGGCAAGAAATACAAGAACTGCCACGGCCGCGGATTGTAA
- a CDS encoding DUF4105 domain-containing protein: MKRFFLALSFCLCALCCVFAAPAVSDSARVSFVICSPGSNVYELEGHAAMRVVLPDGRDLAVNYGIFDFDSPNFIYRFVKGETDYMVAAYPFSIFLESYVRDGREVVEYPIALDAGETSALLELLSRNLMPDKRVYRYNYVKDNCSTRLFGLVEDAVGDTVAMQAPGYTDGWSFRDAMRHYHRNYPWYQFGIDLALGSGIDYPISEHEKAFAPHLLIDMLPTARIAGQSLVADSPVRYAGRGTGGPQGPTPWPLTPMAVSLYILAGVILCAVADIRRRRVSRWVDIIFMSVAGLAGCLLAFLVFISVHEATSPNWLIVWLNPLCFIVPACVYIKKCVRLVLLYEIVNFVALFLLCMLWPFTGQSANEAFWPLIAADMILSARYIYIIYASCAKKQIQA, translated from the coding sequence ATGAAGAGATTTTTTTTAGCCTTATCTTTTTGCCTTTGTGCCCTGTGCTGTGTCTTTGCCGCTCCTGCGGTTAGCGACTCGGCAAGGGTAAGTTTCGTCATATGTTCTCCTGGCAGCAATGTCTACGAGCTTGAGGGACATGCCGCCATGCGTGTGGTGCTCCCCGACGGGCGCGACCTGGCTGTCAACTATGGCATTTTCGATTTCGATTCGCCCAACTTCATATACCGTTTCGTCAAGGGGGAGACCGACTACATGGTGGCTGCTTATCCCTTCAGCATATTCCTCGAAAGTTACGTGCGCGACGGACGCGAAGTGGTCGAATACCCGATTGCCCTTGACGCCGGAGAGACGTCAGCTTTGCTCGAGCTGCTGAGCCGCAACCTGATGCCCGATAAACGGGTGTACCGATATAATTATGTGAAAGACAACTGCTCGACGCGTCTGTTCGGGCTCGTCGAGGATGCCGTCGGCGACACTGTGGCCATGCAGGCGCCGGGATATACCGACGGATGGTCGTTCCGCGACGCCATGCGCCACTACCACCGCAACTATCCATGGTACCAGTTCGGCATAGACCTTGCCCTTGGCAGTGGCATAGACTATCCGATAAGCGAGCATGAGAAGGCGTTTGCCCCTCATCTGCTCATCGACATGCTCCCTACGGCACGCATTGCCGGCCAATCACTTGTGGCGGATTCTCCGGTGAGATATGCCGGACGTGGCACGGGTGGCCCGCAGGGTCCTACGCCATGGCCTCTGACCCCGATGGCAGTGTCGCTCTACATACTCGCCGGAGTGATCCTGTGCGCCGTTGCCGACATACGCCGTCGTCGTGTCAGCCGTTGGGTCGACATCATATTTATGTCAGTGGCAGGCCTGGCAGGATGTCTGCTCGCATTCCTCGTGTTCATATCAGTCCATGAGGCCACATCGCCCAACTGGCTGATTGTGTGGCTTAACCCGCTCTGCTTCATTGTTCCGGCATGCGTGTACATAAAAAAATGCGTCAGGTTGGTATTATTATATGAAATTGTTAACTTTGTGGCATTATTTTTGTTATGTATGCTGTGGCCGTTCACAGGCCAGTCCGCAAATGAGGCTTTCTGGCCTCTTATAGCGGCAGATATGATTCTCTCAGCACGCTACATTTACATCATATACGCCTCATGCGCAAAAAAACAGATACAAGCATAA